The sequence below is a genomic window from Paenibacillus sp. DCT19.
TACGCTACACTTCTATTGATGATCTCACTGCTGGCAGGGTGTGCATCGGGTGGAAGTGCAGAGACAACAAATACGGCAAGCCAAGCTACGAGCGGAAATACGAGCAGTAGTGAAAGCGATACAACGAGCAATACCACAGAAGATCAGACTAGAGTGATCAAGCATGCTATGGGTGAAACCACCATTACAGGTACACCGAAGAAAATCGTAACCTTGTTCCAAGGTGCAAATGACGTTGTCGTTGCTCTGGGTGTTAAGCCCACAGGTGTAGTTGAATCATGGGTACAGCAACCTGTATACGAATATCTGAGAGCTGATCTGGATGGGGTACCACAAGTGGGTCAAGAGCCTCAGCCGAATATGGAAGAGATCAACAAATTGAAGCCAGATCTCATTATTGCGACGAAAATCAGACACGAGGACATCTATGATCAACTGTCACAGATTGCTCCAACGGTTGTAACGGAGACGCTGTTTGATTGGAAAGAAACCGTGAAAATGGCTGGTGAAGCGATGAACATGGTGGAGCAATCGGACAAGCTGCTGGCAGATTGGGATACGCGTGTAGCTGATTTCAAAGAAAAAATGGGTGATCGTCTTCCGATCGAAGCAACCATTACCAACTTCAGAGCTGATCAAGTTCGGATCTTCTACATGGGTTATGCAGGTAAAATTCTGAAAGAACTTGGCTTCACCAGACCAGCAGGTCATGATGAAGACACTTGGGGTATTGAATTGACATCCAAAGAGAGTATTCCAGATATGAATGCTGATCTGATCTTCAACTTCAATTCAGGTACAGAGACAGAAGCGATTCAGAAGAACTATGAGGATTGGACAAGCAGTCCATTGTGGAAGAACCTTGACGCTGTCAAAAACAACCAGCTGGTTCAAGTCGACGAAGTGGCTTGGAACATGGCAGGAGGATATACATCTGCTAATATGATGCTGGATGATCTGTATGAATATTTCAAATTGAATTAACGGGAGCGAGACCTGCCATGCACCAACATTTGAAGCAAAGTGTATGGTCTGGCAGGTCTTTTTGCATTTCATGGATGAAAGAGTGAGAATATGTTTCCCCTTTTTACAAAGACAAGCGGAAAGATTTATGGAATTGTGGGTTTATTTATTTTGCTGATGTTGGCCTGTGTGTCCAGTATGATCTTTGGACGTACAGCGATTACGTTGCAGGATGGGATGGATGCATTCCGGCACTATGATGAACAATCCATCGAACATATCGTTCTGTTAACAGAACGTCTGCCACGTACGGTCATTGCTGCAGTTGTAGGGGCGAGTCTGGCTGTAGCGGGGGCACTTATGCAAGCGTTGACCCGTAACCCGCTAGCTTCACCGAGTGTGTTCGGCATCAATGCAGGAGCCATTTTCTTTATTGTAATTGCGATTGTTGTTCTGTCGGTATCATCTTTAAATACCATGATGTGGTTCGGTTTTGCAGGTGCAGCGATTGCTGCTGCTATCGTATACGGGCTGGGGTCGCTTGGGCGAGACGGGCTAACGCCAATCAAAATTGTACTGGCAGGTACTGCAATTACAGCACTGTTCTCCTCCTTCACTCAAGCTGTACTTATATTAGATGGAACGGGTCTTCAGGATGTATTGTTCTGGCTGGCTGGTTCGGTAAGTGGACGAACGCTGGACATGTTATACCCTGTGCTTCCTTATATGACGATTGCGGCAATTATTGCGCTCTTCATGGGAAGGGCGGTCAATCTACTGTTGACGGGTGATGATATTGCCAAAGGCATGGGACAGAATGTGCTGTTAGTGAAGCTGCTCATGGGTGTTGTTACCGTACTGCTCGCTGGTGGCTCAGTTGCCGTTGCCGGCTCGGTTGGCCTGGTCGGTCTCGTTGTTCCACATATCATGCGTGCGCTGGTGGGAAATGATTATCGCTGGCTAGTACCCTATTCTATTCTAGGGGGAGCCATCTTACTGTTATCGGCTGATGTTGTCGCAAGACTGGTCATTATGCCGCAGGAAATACCG
It includes:
- a CDS encoding iron ABC transporter permease, whose protein sequence is MFPLFTKTSGKIYGIVGLFILLMLACVSSMIFGRTAITLQDGMDAFRHYDEQSIEHIVLLTERLPRTVIAAVVGASLAVAGALMQALTRNPLASPSVFGINAGAIFFIVIAIVVLSVSSLNTMMWFGFAGAAIAAAIVYGLGSLGRDGLTPIKIVLAGTAITALFSSFTQAVLILDGTGLQDVLFWLAGSVSGRTLDMLYPVLPYMTIAAIIALFMGRAVNLLLTGDDIAKGMGQNVLLVKLLMGVVTVLLAGGSVAVAGSVGLVGLVVPHIMRALVGNDYRWLVPYSILGGAILLLSADVVARLVIMPQEIPLGVMTAIIGGPFFVYIARKGGRKYEKDVNLSHKKRCHLTANGTEIIIGHHCVVYIISHCCDCRHKYRQ
- a CDS encoding ABC transporter substrate-binding protein, giving the protein MFRFKKKLLMYATLLLMISLLAGCASGGSAETTNTASQATSGNTSSSESDTTSNTTEDQTRVIKHAMGETTITGTPKKIVTLFQGANDVVVALGVKPTGVVESWVQQPVYEYLRADLDGVPQVGQEPQPNMEEINKLKPDLIIATKIRHEDIYDQLSQIAPTVVTETLFDWKETVKMAGEAMNMVEQSDKLLADWDTRVADFKEKMGDRLPIEATITNFRADQVRIFYMGYAGKILKELGFTRPAGHDEDTWGIELTSKESIPDMNADLIFNFNSGTETEAIQKNYEDWTSSPLWKNLDAVKNNQLVQVDEVAWNMAGGYTSANMMLDDLYEYFKLN